A DNA window from Parabacteroides johnsonii DSM 18315 contains the following coding sequences:
- a CDS encoding peptidylprolyl isomerase: MKKSYYILLGLLTYLSPIFGQSDADTVTSASEQTPAKIVTINTSAGILKAKLYDDVPNHVRTFIERAKRGEYDGTLFTRVLPEFMIQGGAPDSRNAPAGARCGFGDRNSEIMPEMRPHHFNKRGALAAPRQNDDINPQKKSDMSQFYIVQGKVYTNGELDTLEMIANQDIKEKAMQKFFYPVRAELRMQKASNKREYQKRLRKINAQVDSMVRATPGHLLFTKEQRKAYTTEGGCHHLDGNYTVYGELIEGFDVLDAIAGQPRDEYDRPKKDVRIIQLTIEN; encoded by the coding sequence ATGAAAAAGAGCTATTATATCTTATTAGGCTTGCTGACCTACCTCTCTCCTATCTTCGGACAGAGCGATGCGGACACCGTAACCTCCGCATCAGAACAGACTCCAGCAAAAATAGTCACCATCAACACAAGTGCTGGAATCCTGAAAGCGAAACTGTATGACGATGTTCCCAACCACGTCCGTACCTTTATCGAACGCGCCAAACGAGGCGAATACGACGGAACGCTATTCACTCGCGTACTCCCGGAATTTATGATACAGGGCGGCGCTCCCGATTCACGCAATGCTCCCGCTGGTGCTCGTTGCGGTTTCGGAGACCGAAATTCGGAGATCATGCCGGAGATGCGGCCTCACCATTTCAACAAACGGGGTGCGTTGGCTGCTCCCCGCCAGAACGACGACATCAACCCGCAAAAGAAATCGGATATGTCGCAATTCTATATCGTACAAGGAAAAGTCTACACTAATGGTGAACTGGACACGCTGGAAATGATCGCTAACCAGGATATCAAGGAGAAGGCCATGCAGAAGTTCTTCTATCCCGTCCGCGCCGAACTGCGCATGCAGAAAGCCAGCAATAAACGCGAATACCAGAAACGTCTGCGCAAGATCAACGCCCAAGTAGATTCAATGGTACGTGCCACACCCGGGCACCTGCTGTTCACCAAAGAGCAACGGAAGGCCTACACCACTGAAGGAGGTTGCCACCATCTGGACGGCAACTATACCGTATATGGCGAACTCATTGAAGGATTCGACGTGCTCGATGCCATCGCCGGACAACCTCGCGACGAATATGACCGCCCTAAGAAGGATGTACGCATTATTCAATTGACAATCGAGAATTGA
- a CDS encoding translocation/assembly module TamB domain-containing protein, with translation MLTLFWIFYATPAILLRIPYVQQKVANTATTELSERLGVPVRIGNVDIEWFNRLVLENLYLEDKSGAVLFDANHVSAGFEILPLLNGKIVFSTVRLFGFSVNLNKETPADKLNLQFVIDAFASKDTVKKQSNIDLRFNSILIRRGNFRYDVKNAAVTPGKFNAKHIDIRNMSAKISMKAFNKDSLNANIKKMSFDEASGFSLNKLSLNIVANKDSAIINNFEIKLPDTDLNIDRAHIHTREATSASDWLDRSPIELNIAPSQICLKDLSTFVPAFRNFSETIELSAEASGYINNIDLKRLTLKYSDKMLFVGKMEMKGITHPEDAYIFGQVNKMYITTEGISGLANNFNQRPVKLPDAIVKLGTINFTGEISGFFDNLVAFGKFSSAIGSVQTDLIFGNDKEKNIAAYLKGHLSTSTLQLDELFPDGNPYGTAKLAVTLDTHRPVGGSFSGNIKANIDEFEYKGYKYENILLSGNFKKNGFNGVLDIDDPNGKLYAEGLFLHEGKNSMFNFTSRLEHFRPDSLHLTNKYEAPDISCSLNADFTGNNIDNLEGSITLDSLSFKTKPDTFFLKKLKVEATGHSLNRHLTITSDVLNGEVTGAYSFTTIVPSLMQTLKGYVPALINVTQKKQKVMENNFSLLLTIENTEVISNTLKLPFTMLNQGRITGHYNNQYNRFRFEAYLPKFNIGKSMFESGYLTCDNPEDKVNLKLKATNYNAKGLRNYMDLKVDAKDNQIKTQISWANNKERLFKADLSASTLFIEEEQEKGPTKLRTEISLNESPLILNDSTWHIAPSTITIADGKIGIQDFSVSNGTEYLHMEGTVSKDPADTLLLDLKQVELSYIFDILNIPVLQFAGKATGTFNITDLYGSRMLNTDLEVQDFSFNQVPLGRLNLFSEWDDQQKGILMLGSIYKNDTTWTDVSGYIYPVGKNAGLSLFFGANDLDVAFLRPFVENIAKNMKGRGFGNVHLHGPFKELNVEGDAFVLDGGLGIEYLNTYYTFSDSIHLTPGAIIGRNVTVHDKFGNSAKVNLTVNHKHFKDVSFDVGVQTNNMLVFDAPQKQNPLIFGTVFGTGTASIKGNGQLINFDINMRSDPKTSVKLDFMNNSSAAEYDFITFVNKKELREMALTQPVDSIKPLIFKNEDEGAELRMNFLLDITPDADIELIMDPVAGDKITGNCNGSLQIQYGTKTDLRMYGNIGIVQGNYNFSLQQLIHKNFKIRDGSIINFRGDPFEATMNVNAIYNVTANIQDLDPSLTYESSRRNTPVNCVLKLDGVLRNPTISFDLELPSSNEELQRQVKSLVDTEDMMTRQIIYLLVLNKFYTPEYNAQYKSNDFSAVASSALSSQISSIMNSFTDKVQLGTNIRTSQDGIEDTEVEMLLSSQLLNNRLIFNGNFGYKNSIVNNQKNAFIGEFDLEYLLTPSGDIRLKAYNHANDMYMILKQALTTQGVGIMYKKDFTRFSDIFRRRKKYPLIPLRPATPDSTRQIPTATEQTKK, from the coding sequence CTGCTCACCCTGTTCTGGATATTCTACGCAACTCCAGCCATCTTGTTGCGCATTCCCTATGTGCAACAAAAAGTGGCAAATACGGCAACGACAGAATTATCCGAACGTTTAGGTGTGCCCGTACGGATCGGGAATGTAGACATCGAGTGGTTCAACCGCCTGGTGCTGGAAAATCTGTATCTCGAAGATAAAAGCGGAGCCGTACTGTTCGATGCCAACCATGTGTCGGCCGGTTTCGAAATCCTACCTTTGCTGAATGGAAAGATTGTGTTCTCGACAGTCCGCCTGTTCGGTTTCTCCGTCAACCTGAACAAGGAAACGCCGGCAGACAAGTTGAACCTGCAATTCGTTATCGATGCTTTCGCCAGCAAAGATACGGTGAAAAAACAATCCAATATCGACCTGCGTTTCAACTCGATCCTGATACGCCGCGGTAATTTCCGTTACGATGTGAAGAATGCAGCCGTCACCCCCGGAAAGTTCAACGCCAAGCATATCGACATCCGCAATATGAGTGCTAAAATTTCGATGAAGGCATTCAACAAGGACAGCCTCAATGCCAACATCAAGAAGATGAGTTTCGACGAGGCTTCGGGCTTTTCGTTGAACAAATTGTCACTCAACATAGTGGCCAACAAGGACAGCGCGATCATTAACAACTTTGAAATCAAGCTGCCTGACACGGACCTCAATATAGACCGCGCCCATATCCATACTAGGGAAGCTACCAGTGCATCCGATTGGCTGGACCGTTCGCCCATCGAACTAAATATCGCACCTTCGCAAATTTGCCTGAAAGACCTCTCCACCTTCGTCCCGGCATTCCGTAACTTCTCGGAAACTATCGAACTTTCGGCCGAGGCATCAGGCTACATAAACAATATCGACCTGAAACGGCTGACACTGAAATACAGCGACAAGATGCTTTTCGTCGGCAAGATGGAGATGAAAGGGATCACACATCCGGAAGACGCCTATATCTTCGGGCAAGTCAATAAGATGTATATCACGACCGAAGGAATTTCGGGCCTGGCTAACAACTTCAACCAGCGTCCGGTCAAACTGCCGGATGCGATCGTCAAATTAGGCACGATCAATTTTACTGGCGAAATATCCGGTTTCTTCGACAACCTGGTCGCTTTCGGCAAGTTCTCGTCGGCGATCGGTTCCGTCCAGACCGACCTGATATTCGGGAATGACAAGGAGAAGAATATCGCCGCCTACCTGAAAGGGCACCTTTCGACCTCCACCCTGCAACTGGACGAACTTTTTCCAGACGGCAATCCGTATGGAACAGCCAAATTAGCCGTTACACTGGACACGCACCGTCCTGTAGGAGGATCGTTTTCGGGTAATATCAAGGCTAATATAGATGAGTTCGAATACAAAGGCTATAAATACGAAAACATACTCCTATCAGGTAACTTCAAGAAAAACGGATTCAACGGAGTGCTGGACATCGACGATCCGAACGGCAAACTGTATGCTGAAGGGTTGTTCCTGCATGAAGGCAAGAATTCCATGTTCAACTTCACTTCACGTCTGGAACATTTCCGTCCGGACAGTCTCCATCTGACGAATAAATACGAAGCACCGGACATCTCCTGCTCGCTGAATGCTGATTTCACAGGCAACAACATCGACAATCTGGAAGGAAGCATTACGCTTGACAGCCTCTCTTTCAAAACCAAGCCGGACACCTTTTTCCTGAAAAAGCTCAAGGTGGAGGCTACAGGCCATTCGCTGAACCGCCATCTGACCATCACCTCCGACGTTCTGAATGGCGAAGTAACGGGGGCTTACTCCTTCACAACAATCGTTCCCAGCCTTATGCAGACATTAAAAGGGTATGTTCCAGCTCTGATCAACGTCACGCAAAAGAAACAGAAAGTGATGGAAAACAACTTTTCTCTCTTGCTGACGATCGAAAACACAGAAGTCATATCCAACACTCTGAAACTCCCTTTTACGATGCTGAACCAGGGACGTATCACAGGGCATTATAACAACCAGTACAACCGCTTCCGTTTCGAGGCCTACCTACCTAAATTCAACATCGGTAAGTCTATGTTCGAATCCGGCTATCTGACCTGTGACAATCCCGAAGACAAGGTAAACTTGAAACTCAAGGCAACCAATTACAATGCCAAAGGATTACGCAACTACATGGATCTGAAAGTAGATGCAAAAGACAACCAGATAAAGACGCAGATCAGCTGGGCAAACAACAAAGAACGACTATTTAAAGCAGACCTTTCCGCCTCCACGCTCTTCATCGAGGAAGAACAGGAAAAAGGGCCAACCAAACTACGCACAGAAATCTCGCTGAACGAAAGTCCGCTGATCCTGAACGATTCCACCTGGCACATCGCCCCGTCCACCATCACCATTGCAGACGGCAAGATCGGGATACAAGACTTTTCCGTCTCCAACGGCACCGAATATCTCCACATGGAAGGAACGGTTTCGAAAGATCCGGCCGACACACTGTTGCTGGACCTGAAACAAGTCGAACTGAGCTACATCTTCGACATCCTGAACATCCCGGTGCTCCAGTTTGCCGGAAAGGCTACCGGAACCTTCAACATCACCGACCTCTACGGCAGCCGGATGCTGAACACCGACCTCGAAGTACAAGACTTTTCGTTCAACCAAGTACCCTTAGGACGCCTCAACCTTTTCAGCGAATGGGATGACCAGCAAAAGGGCATTCTGATGCTAGGCAGCATCTACAAGAACGATACGACCTGGACCGATGTCAGTGGCTATATCTATCCGGTCGGCAAAAACGCAGGCCTTTCCCTCTTCTTCGGGGCGAATGACCTGGACGTCGCTTTCCTGCGGCCTTTCGTCGAGAATATCGCCAAGAACATGAAAGGACGAGGATTCGGCAATGTCCACCTGCATGGTCCATTCAAGGAGCTGAATGTAGAGGGAGATGCCTTTGTTCTCGATGGTGGCCTGGGTATCGAATATCTGAACACCTACTACACGTTTTCCGACTCCATCCACCTGACTCCGGGAGCCATCATCGGACGCAACGTAACAGTGCATGACAAGTTCGGCAACTCGGCAAAAGTAAACCTGACCGTCAATCACAAACATTTCAAGGATGTCAGCTTCGATGTAGGAGTCCAAACAAACAATATGTTGGTATTCGATGCACCTCAAAAGCAAAATCCGCTGATCTTCGGAACCGTCTTCGGAACCGGAACAGCCTCCATAAAAGGGAATGGACAATTGATCAACTTCGACATCAATATGCGAAGTGATCCCAAAACATCCGTCAAACTCGACTTCATGAACAACTCTTCTGCGGCAGAATATGATTTCATCACCTTCGTGAATAAAAAGGAATTACGGGAAATGGCACTTACACAACCGGTCGATTCCATTAAACCTCTTATTTTCAAAAACGAAGATGAAGGGGCGGAATTGCGCATGAACTTCCTTCTCGACATCACACCAGATGCCGACATCGAACTGATCATGGATCCGGTCGCAGGAGATAAAATAACTGGGAACTGTAACGGAAGCCTTCAGATACAATACGGGACGAAAACCGACTTGCGTATGTATGGAAACATCGGGATCGTGCAAGGAAACTATAATTTCAGCCTGCAACAACTCATCCATAAAAACTTTAAGATACGGGATGGCAGTATTATCAACTTTCGGGGAGATCCTTTCGAGGCAACGATGAATGTAAATGCCATCTATAACGTGACAGCCAACATACAGGATTTGGACCCCAGTCTGACGTACGAAAGTTCCCGACGCAATACGCCGGTCAACTGCGTATTGAAATTAGACGGTGTGCTGCGGAACCCAACTATTTCGTTCGACCTCGAACTGCCGAGCTCCAACGAAGAACTCCAACGGCAGGTCAAAAGTTTGGTCGATACAGAAGACATGATGACCCGGCAAATCATCTATCTGCTGGTTCTGAACAAATTCTATACACCGGAATACAATGCACAATATAAATCGAACGATTTCAGCGCAGTGGCCTCATCCGCCCTTTCCTCCCAGATATCCAGTATCATGAACAGCTTCACCGACAAAGTGCAACTCGGTACAAATATCCGAACCAGCCAGGACGGTATCGAAGATACAGAAGTAGAAATGCTGCTGTCCAGCCAATTGCTGAACAATCGCCTCATATTCAACGGAAACTTCGGATATAAGAACAGCATCGTAAACAACCAGAAGAATGCTTTCATCGGTGAGTTCGACCTCGAATATCTGCTGACACCCAGCGGTGATATCCGCCTAAAAGCCTACAACCATGCCAACGATATGTACATGATCCTTAAACAAGCCCTGACAACACAGGGAGTAGGCATCATGTACAAGAAAGACTTTACCCGCTTCTCCGACATTTTCCGTCGCCGGAAAAAATACCCTTTAATTCCTCTACGCCCGGCCACACCGGACAGCACGCGGCAAATACCGACAGCAACAGAACAGACAAAAAAGTAA
- a CDS encoding outer membrane beta-barrel family protein, whose translation MKVGIGILLLFFVASLQAQNITGKVTDNKNRPVDGATIVLQAIDSTYINASISNVDGTFVLDSLPEEYRLIIQHLLYKTKEIIGKGKDVGLIRLDPQDYVLEEVVIKAERPFVKVEEGRLGYDLSVLAGDGVVNNAYEALTKLPGVTESKGALTLAGTGNLTVILNGKPTTMDTGQLETLLRNTPLDRVEKAEVMYSAPPEYHVRGAVINVVLKRSNDYSFQGEVNADYTNQYFNSGGANGNFRLSTPKMAFDVMYGANDVKKMEYMNLYSKHTLKNQVYDIRQNEQLRMKYWNHNLRTAFEYNLNDKDHLNIAYTGSFTPDQYSNSLTSGNYQASNVDKYVETRMHNVTLQYHSGVGFDVGGDYTHYTSDNNQTLLADYADGGQSSFSIIGGQKIDRYSIYADRKRHLAKEWNLGYGISYRFAKDRDFQTYDKVTGDIPTENTDSRLREQTANFYVSLSRNYATGTSVSVSATGEYYTIGSYRKWAVYPQASLTYVKSPKHLFQLSLSTDKTYPGYWDMQSSVSHLNGYTELWGTPGLKPSTTYNLNGNYIWKQKYIFGLFFMHTSDFFVQTGYQSTDRLALIYKNTNWNYMQMWGANIILPFKAGNWLDSRLTLVGMQVHQRCDDFFDIPFNRRKWMFNGSLDNTFKVNKNLAFELIGSLQTPMIQGTFDIEAVYNLTAGLKWNFANDRISLSARCSDLFNSGMPDLKVRFKGQHLDMNNGFYSRAFTLHFSYRFGGYKKKEVRKVDTSRFGH comes from the coding sequence ATGAAAGTCGGAATCGGTATTTTACTATTATTCTTTGTTGCTTCCTTGCAGGCACAGAATATAACAGGAAAGGTTACGGACAATAAAAACCGACCGGTAGATGGTGCAACTATCGTTTTGCAGGCAATAGATTCTACTTATATAAACGCCTCTATCTCAAATGTAGACGGAACTTTTGTGCTGGATAGCCTGCCGGAAGAATACCGCTTGATCATACAACATCTCTTGTACAAGACCAAGGAAATCATAGGAAAGGGGAAAGATGTCGGTCTCATTCGACTTGATCCGCAAGACTATGTTTTGGAGGAAGTCGTGATAAAAGCGGAGCGTCCTTTTGTGAAGGTGGAAGAAGGGCGTTTGGGGTATGATCTGTCTGTTCTTGCCGGCGACGGAGTGGTGAACAATGCCTACGAGGCTCTGACTAAACTCCCCGGTGTCACGGAGAGTAAAGGCGCACTTACTTTAGCTGGTACGGGAAACTTGACTGTGATCTTGAATGGAAAGCCGACCACAATGGACACCGGACAACTCGAGACGCTTTTGCGCAACACTCCGTTAGACCGGGTGGAGAAGGCGGAAGTCATGTACAGTGCACCTCCCGAATATCATGTAAGAGGAGCTGTGATTAATGTTGTCCTGAAACGCTCGAATGATTATTCTTTCCAGGGAGAAGTCAATGCCGATTATACAAACCAATATTTCAATAGTGGTGGAGCGAACGGCAATTTTCGCTTATCGACGCCTAAAATGGCTTTTGATGTCATGTATGGAGCCAATGATGTAAAAAAGATGGAATATATGAATCTCTATTCTAAGCATACATTGAAAAATCAAGTATATGATATCAGGCAAAACGAGCAATTGCGGATGAAGTATTGGAACCACAATCTTAGGACTGCATTCGAGTATAATCTGAATGATAAGGACCATCTCAATATCGCTTATACCGGCAGTTTCACTCCTGACCAGTATAGTAATAGCTTGACTTCCGGCAATTACCAGGCAAGCAATGTAGACAAATATGTTGAGACCCGTATGCACAATGTCACTTTGCAATATCATTCCGGAGTCGGATTTGATGTCGGTGGAGATTACACGCATTATACGTCCGATAATAACCAGACGTTGCTTGCGGACTATGCGGATGGCGGTCAGAGCAGTTTCTCTATAATCGGTGGTCAAAAGATAGACCGGTATTCTATTTATGCCGACCGGAAGCGTCATTTGGCTAAAGAATGGAATTTAGGCTATGGTATATCTTATCGATTTGCGAAAGATCGTGATTTTCAGACCTATGATAAGGTTACAGGTGATATTCCGACCGAAAATACAGATTCCCGGCTTCGCGAGCAAACTGCCAACTTCTATGTCTCCCTGAGTAGGAATTATGCGACCGGTACGTCGGTTTCTGTCTCTGCTACAGGTGAATATTATACCATTGGCAGTTATCGTAAGTGGGCGGTTTATCCACAAGCATCCCTGACGTATGTAAAATCTCCCAAACATTTATTCCAGCTTTCGTTATCAACGGATAAGACTTATCCGGGTTATTGGGATATGCAGTCTTCCGTCAGTCATCTGAACGGATATACCGAGCTTTGGGGAACACCAGGATTGAAGCCGTCGACAACCTATAATTTGAATGGCAATTATATATGGAAACAAAAGTATATTTTCGGCCTGTTCTTCATGCATACATCTGACTTTTTTGTTCAGACGGGCTATCAATCAACCGACCGTTTAGCATTAATCTATAAGAATACGAACTGGAACTATATGCAGATGTGGGGGGCAAACATCATCCTGCCCTTTAAAGCCGGAAATTGGCTGGATTCACGGCTAACTTTGGTCGGTATGCAGGTTCACCAGCGTTGTGACGACTTTTTCGATATCCCGTTTAACCGGAGAAAATGGATGTTCAACGGTTCACTGGATAACACGTTTAAAGTCAATAAAAATCTGGCTTTCGAATTGATAGGAAGCCTGCAAACCCCGATGATTCAGGGAACTTTCGATATTGAAGCGGTCTATAATCTTACTGCCGGATTGAAATGGAATTTTGCTAACGATAGGATAAGTCTGTCAGCCCGTTGCAGTGATCTTTTCAACTCCGGTATGCCTGACTTGAAAGTCCGTTTTAAAGGGCAGCATTTGGATATGAACAATGGTTTCTATTCACGTGCTTTCACCTTACATTTCAGTTACCGTTTCGGTGGATATAAGAAGAAAGAAGTCAGAAAAGTCGATACCTCAAGGTTCGGACATTAG
- a CDS encoding MarR family winged helix-turn-helix transcriptional regulator, with amino-acid sequence MANNETAHELILQILKTRMTFRQTIQRVLKTNNVDMTFEMLQVMHRLWKKPGVSQQYLAEQTAKDKACLTNLINNLEKKGWVERREDPTDRRNKQIHLTEAGERLALRVKPLLHDIYDLIGDEMPSRQIVSCKNNLQKINSILDKL; translated from the coding sequence ATGGCAAATAACGAAACGGCACACGAACTAATACTCCAAATCCTGAAAACGCGAATGACCTTTCGCCAGACCATACAAAGAGTATTAAAAACCAATAATGTCGACATGACATTTGAAATGCTCCAGGTGATGCACCGTCTATGGAAGAAACCCGGAGTCAGCCAGCAATATCTGGCAGAACAGACAGCTAAAGATAAAGCCTGCCTGACCAATCTTATCAATAACCTAGAAAAGAAAGGCTGGGTGGAACGACGGGAAGACCCGACGGACCGGCGTAACAAACAAATCCACCTGACAGAAGCAGGCGAACGGCTCGCCCTTCGGGTAAAACCTCTGCTACATGATATATACGACCTGATAGGAGACGAAATGCCTTCTCGGCAAATCGTCTCATGCAAAAATAATTTACAAAAAATAAATAGCATACTGGACAAGCTGTAA
- a CDS encoding EamA family transporter, whose translation MKVKGFLYGLIASATFGLIPLFSIPALENGVGLDSLLFYRFSLASVLVAVLMWMKKIPFDIQKDEFGIAFILGTLYAITALWLTEAYLYIPSGVATTIHFLYPVVVSLIMFVFYKDKLTMPILLAMAMAVSGVYMLSGGNTPGGSINMKGLMLVLATVVAYATYIVGMNRSRIARLDSLKATFYILLSGAIVFLINLAIKGDLPDPMPNLDTTIDVLMVAFLPTLVSDLTLILAIRYIGSTTTAILGCMEPLTAVCMGVLFLGEHLQPMQIGGIVVVLSAVCIVISGSYIRKWMRDIRLLFMHRI comes from the coding sequence ATGAAGGTAAAAGGATTTTTGTACGGACTTATCGCATCCGCCACATTCGGATTGATTCCTCTTTTTTCCATTCCCGCACTTGAAAACGGCGTAGGTTTGGATTCGTTGCTGTTTTACCGTTTTTCTTTAGCTTCCGTACTGGTTGCCGTACTGATGTGGATGAAAAAGATTCCGTTCGATATACAGAAAGATGAATTCGGGATCGCTTTTATCTTAGGTACGCTCTATGCCATCACGGCGCTTTGGCTGACGGAGGCTTATCTTTATATTCCGAGCGGGGTAGCGACAACCATCCATTTCCTTTATCCGGTGGTAGTCAGCCTGATCATGTTTGTATTTTATAAGGACAAGCTGACAATGCCGATATTGCTGGCAATGGCGATGGCGGTAAGCGGTGTCTATATGTTGAGTGGAGGAAATACGCCGGGAGGTTCTATCAATATGAAAGGATTGATGTTGGTATTGGCTACGGTAGTTGCCTATGCAACCTACATCGTAGGCATGAACCGAAGCCGGATTGCCAGGCTCGACAGCTTGAAAGCCACTTTCTATATCCTGCTTTCCGGAGCGATTGTCTTTCTGATAAATCTGGCGATAAAAGGAGATTTGCCCGACCCGATGCCGAATCTGGACACAACGATAGACGTGTTGATGGTTGCTTTCCTCCCGACGCTGGTATCCGACCTTACGCTCATACTGGCCATTCGTTATATAGGTTCGACAACGACCGCGATCTTGGGATGTATGGAGCCACTTACCGCCGTATGTATGGGTGTCCTTTTCTTAGGAGAGCATCTACAACCGATGCAGATCGGCGGAATAGTAGTAGTGCTATCGGCAGTCTGCATCGTGATATCAGGCAGTTATATCAGAAAATGGATGCGGGATATCCGGCTTTTATTTATGCACCGGATATAA
- a CDS encoding putative transporter, whose amino-acid sequence MNWINDLLWGEGIGHSILLLSFVIAAGIQLGKIKVFGVSLGITLVLFVGIILGHFGFTINHNVIHFFKEFGLILFVYSVGMQVGPGFFSSFKQGGVTLNMLACGIVFLGVLTAVILHYVTGIPMPTMVGILSGAVTNTPGLGAAQQAFSDMHGVSDNTIALGYAVAYPLGVIGIILSIILIKYIFRVSFDKENEQLNSEDSSHINGAKPISLLVKNPAIFDKTIAELSNLLEHRDFVISRVWRDSNKQIEIASANTILRENDKVFVITTEADAETIKTFVGEEIDMERKQWIRMESQFINRRILITKPELNGKRLGQLKLRKLYGINITRINRAGVDLVAKPELTLQVGDRVNVVGTETAVSNVEKVLGNSMKRLNEPNLITIFVGIALGIVLGSIPITFPGIPQPVKLGLAGGPLVVAILISRFGYHYKLITYTTQSANLMLREIGITLFLACVGISAGDGFVDTIVNNGGFAWIGYGFIITFVPLMIIGCIGRYFCKVNYFTLMGLIAGSTTDPPALAYSNATAGNDAPSVGYATVYPLTMFLRVLTAQLLILFFA is encoded by the coding sequence ATGAATTGGATTAATGATTTGTTATGGGGCGAGGGCATCGGCCACTCCATACTTCTGCTTTCCTTTGTGATCGCTGCGGGCATACAATTAGGTAAGATCAAAGTCTTCGGCGTATCTTTGGGAATTACTCTTGTGTTGTTTGTGGGGATCATTTTAGGGCATTTCGGTTTTACGATCAACCACAATGTGATTCACTTTTTTAAAGAGTTCGGATTGATACTTTTTGTCTACTCTGTAGGTATGCAGGTCGGGCCGGGTTTCTTCTCTTCTTTCAAGCAGGGAGGAGTTACGCTGAATATGCTGGCGTGCGGTATTGTGTTTTTAGGAGTCTTGACGGCTGTCATTCTGCACTATGTGACTGGTATCCCGATGCCTACGATGGTTGGTATCTTGTCGGGGGCGGTAACGAATACACCTGGATTGGGTGCTGCCCAGCAGGCATTTTCCGATATGCACGGAGTGTCTGACAATACGATTGCTTTGGGATATGCTGTCGCTTATCCGTTGGGTGTGATCGGTATTATCCTGTCTATTATCCTGATTAAGTATATTTTTCGTGTAAGTTTCGATAAGGAGAACGAGCAGTTGAACAGTGAGGATTCTTCGCATATCAATGGCGCCAAGCCGATCTCGTTGCTCGTGAAGAATCCGGCTATCTTCGACAAGACGATCGCAGAATTGTCGAACCTGCTGGAACATCGTGATTTTGTTATTTCCCGTGTCTGGCGTGACAGCAACAAGCAGATCGAAATTGCTTCCGCCAATACCATTTTAAGGGAAAACGACAAGGTTTTTGTCATCACGACCGAGGCGGATGCCGAGACGATCAAGACTTTTGTCGGAGAAGAGATCGATATGGAACGTAAACAGTGGATCCGTATGGAGAGCCAGTTTATCAACCGCCGTATCCTGATTACGAAACCGGAACTGAACGGTAAGCGTCTAGGCCAATTGAAACTGCGTAAATTATATGGTATCAATATCACCCGTATCAATCGTGCCGGTGTCGATCTGGTTGCCAAACCGGAATTGACGTTGCAGGTTGGCGACCGTGTGAATGTAGTCGGTACCGAAACAGCGGTTTCCAATGTGGAAAAGGTTTTGGGTAATTCGATGAAGCGCCTGAACGAACCGAATTTGATCACGATCTTTGTCGGTATTGCGTTAGGTATCGTGCTGGGTAGTATTCCAATTACCTTCCCTGGTATTCCGCAGCCGGTCAAGTTAGGTCTGGCGGGCGGTCCGTTGGTTGTGGCTATTTTGATCAGCCGCTTCGGTTACCATTATAAATTGATTACTTACACGACACAGAGTGCGAACTTGATGTTACGTGAGATCGGTATTACACTTTTCCTTGCTTGCGTAGGTATCAGTGCAGGTGATGGTTTTGTCGATACGATTGTGAATAATGGCGGTTTTGCCTGGATCGGCTACGGTTTCATTATTACGTTTGTGCCGTTGATGATCATCGGTTGTATTGGCCGTTATTTCTGCAAAGTCAATTACTTTACGCTTATGGGGCTTATTGCCGGTAGTACGACCGACCCGCCTGCATTGGCTTATTCGAATGCGACAGCCGGAAACGACGCTCCATCGGTAGGGTATGCAACTGTCTATCCGTTGACTATGTTCCTTCGGGTATTGACAGCGCAGCTGTTGATTCTGTTCTTCGCATAA